TATGGGCACAAACCTTGGATGCTCACGGGCTACTTGGTTTCCAAATCAAACTTGCCAAAGTTAAACAGTCTCTTAAGTGGTGGAATAAGGAGGTCTTCGGGAATATTCATGCTAACATCAAGATCATGGATGAAGAGATTGCGGCAGCCCAGGCTTGGTTCGAAGAAGACCTCTCACCCGCCAATAGGATGCTAATCAACAAACATATTGCGTCCTACATTCTCTTCCTCAAGATGGAGGAAGACTTCTGGCGGCAAAAAGCTGCTATGAGATGGCTCGTAGAGGAAGACAAAAACACTAAAATCTATCAAAGTTGGGTGAGGCAGAAAAGGATTCGGCTGCGGATTCACAAAGTTCAAGTGGATGGGCGTGAGCTTACGGATGATTTGGAGATTAAAAACTCAGCGGTAACTTTCTTCAAGAATCTCCTTGCTCTGGATGCCCCAGCCCTTGTTGAGATGGACCCAAATCTAATTCAGCCTCTCCCCTCCTCGGCCCACCTTGAGGCTTTATCCGACCTCCCGGATGCGGAGGAAGTGAAGAGAGTGGTCTTTGACATGTCGGGGGATAGCACACCGGGTCCGGACGGGTTCTCGGCCATCTTTTATCAATCTTGTTGGAGTATTATTGGGAGTGATGTTGTTGCGGCAGttcagcaaaaaaaaaaggaaagatatTTTAGACTCGTAAAAGAAAACCAGAAATCTAAGCCTCAAAGGTAAAACAACACGAAGGTA
The nucleotide sequence above comes from Salvia hispanica cultivar TCC Black 2014 chromosome 5, UniMelb_Shisp_WGS_1.0, whole genome shotgun sequence. Encoded proteins:
- the LOC125189815 gene encoding uncharacterized protein LOC125189815; translation: MVDFAETIEDCRLLDPGFDGSEYTWAKNGLFEREGFRFQNMWTRHEGFLDLVREVWAQTLDAHGLLGFQIKLAKVKQSLKWWNKEVFGNIHANIKIMDEEIAAAQAWFEEDLSPANRMLINKHIASYILFLKMEEDFWRQKAAMRWLVEEDKNTKIYQSWVRQKRIRLRIHKVQVDGRELTDDLEIKNSAVTFFKNLLALDAPALVEMDPNLIQPLPSSAHLEALSDLPDAEEVKRVVFDMSGDSTPGPDGFSAIFYQSCWSIIGSDVVAAVQQKKKERYFRLVKENQKSKPQR